A region of Cheilinus undulatus linkage group 10, ASM1832078v1, whole genome shotgun sequence DNA encodes the following proteins:
- the ogt.1 gene encoding UDP-N-acetylglucosamine--peptide N-acetylglucosaminyltransferase 110 kDa subunit isoform X2, translated as MATSVGNVADSTEPTKRMLSFQGLAELAHREYQSGDFEAAERHCMQLWRQEPDNTGVLLLLSSIHFQCRRLDRSAHFSTLAIKQNPMLAEAYSNLGNVYKERGQLQEAIEHYRHALRLKPDFIDGYINLAAALVAAGDMEGAVQAYVSALQYNPDLYCVRSDLGNLLKALGRLEEAKACYLKAIETQPNFAVAWSNLGCVFNAQGEIWLAIHHFEKAVTLDPNFLDAYINLGNVLKEARIFDRAVAGYLRALSLSPNHAVVHGNLACVYYEQGLIDLAIDTYRRAIELQPHFPDAYCNLANALKEKGNVSEAEECYNTALRLCPTHADSLNNLANIKREQGNIEEAVQLYRKALEVFPEFAAAHSNLASVLQQQGKLQEALMHYKEAIRISPTFADAYSNMGNTLKEMQDVQGALQCYTRAIQINPAFADAHSNLASIHKDSGNIPEAIASYRTALKLKPDFPDAYCNLAHCLQIVCDWTDYDERMKKLVSIVADQLDKNRLPSVHPHHSMLYPLSHGFRKAIAERHGNLCLDKINALHKPAFEHPKDLKASSGRLRIGYVSSDFGNHPTSHLMQSIPGMHNPEKFEVFCYALSPDDSTNFRVKVVAEAHHFTDLSQIPCNGKAADRIHQDGVHILVNMNGYTKGARNELFALRPAPIQAMWLGYPGTSGAPFMDYIITDKETSPLEVAEQYSEKLAYMPNTFFIGDHANMFPHLKKKAVIDFKSNGHIFDNRIVLNGIDLKAFLDSLPDVKVIKMKCDNNQEATGDSNGALSMPVIPMNTAAEAIINMINQGQIQVTINGFTVSNGLATTQINNKAATGEEVPRTIVVTTRSQYGLPEDSIVYCNFNQLYKIDPPTLQMWANILKRVPNSVLWLLRFPAVGEPNIQQYAQNMGLPGSRIIFSPVAPKEEHVRRGQLADVCLDTPLCNGHTTGMDVLWAGTPMVTMPGETLASRVAASQLSCLGCPELIAQSRQDYEDIAVKLGSDMEYLKMVRARVWKQRICSPLFNTKQYTMDLERLYLQMWDHHSNGSKPEHLVQIIEASDNA; from the exons AACCGACAAAACGTATGCTTTCCTTCCAAGGGTTGGCTGAGCTGGCGCATCGAGAGTATCAGTCAGGGGACTTTGAGGCAGCTGAGCGCCACTGCATGCAGCTTTGGAGGCAGGAGCCTGATAACACAGGCGTTTTGCTGCTCCTGTCCTCCATCCACTTCCAGTGCCGAAGACTCGACAG GTCTGCTCACTTCAGCACCTTAGCCATCAAACAGAACCCAATGTTGGCTGAGGCCTACTCCAACCTGGGAAATGTGTATAAGGAGCGTGGGCAACTGCAGGAGGCCATTGAGCATTATCGTCATGCACTGAGACTGAAGCCAGATTTCATAGATGGATACATCAACTTGGCAGCAGCACTGGTAGCAGCAGGGGACATGGAGGGAGCAGTGCAGGCCTATGTATCTGCATTACAGTATAACCCT GATCTTTACTGTGTGCGCAGTGACTTGGGCAATTTGCTTAAAGCCCTTGGGCGTTTGGAAGAGGCCAAG GCTTGTTACCTGAAAGCCATTGAGACTCAACCCAACTTTGCAGTGGCTTGGAGCAACCTGGGCTGTGTGTTTAATGCCCAGGGAGAGATATGGCTGGCCATACATCATTTCGAAAAG gcAGTGACTCTGGACCCAAACTTCCTTGATGCATACATCAATTTAGGAAATGTTTTGAAGGAAGCTCGCATCTTTGACAG AGCTGTGGCTGGATATCTGAGAGCCCTGAGTCTAAGCCCCAACCATGCAGTTGTCCATGGAAACCTGGCCTGTGTCTACTATGAACAAGGCCTTATTGACCTTGCTATTGACACCTACCGTCGCGCTATTGAGTTGCAGCCCCATTTCCCTGATGCCTACTGCAACTTGGCAAATGCCCTGAAAGAGAAAGGCAAT GTATCTGAAGCAGAAGAATGCTACAACACAGCCTTGCGTTTGTGTCCAACCCATGCAGACTCCCTTAACAACTTGGCCAATATCAAGCGTGAGCAGGGCAATATTGAGGAAGCAGTTCAGCTCTATAGAAAAGCTCTGGAG GTGTTCCCAGAGTTTGCAGCAGCTCATTCCAACCTGGCCAGTGTTCTTCAGCAGCAAGGCAAACTCCAGGAGGCCCTTATGCACTACAAGGAGGCCATCAG AATCAGTCCCACATTTGCTGATGCCTACTCAAACATGGGCAATACACTAAAGGAAATGCAAGATGTACAGGGAGCACTCCAGTGCTACACTCGTGCCATCCAGATCAACCCTGCCTTTGCTGATGCTCACAGCAATTTGGCCTCAATTCACAAG GATTCTGGAAACATCCCAGAAGCCATTGCATCATACCGTACAGCCTTGAAACTCAAGCCTGACTTCCCTGATGCTTATTGCAACCTGGCCCATTGCCTACAG ATTGTATGTGATTGGACAGACTATGATGAGCGGATGAAGAAACTTGTGAGCATTGTTGCAGACCAGCTGGACAAGAACCGTTTGCCTTCAGTGCATCCTCACCACAGCATGCTGTACCCACTCTCTCATGGCTTCCGCAAGGCTATTGCTGAACGCCATGGGAACCTTTGCCTGGATAAG ATTAATGCGCTGCACAAGCCTGCTTTTGAGCATCCCAAAGATCTGAAAGCCAGCAGTGGGCGTCTGCGCATTGGCTACGTCAGCTCTGACTTTGGCAACCACCCTACTTCCCACCTGATGCAGTCCATTCCTGGAATGCACAATCCAGAGAAATTTGAG GTGTTCTGCTATGCGCTTAGCCCTGATGATAGCACCAACTTCCGTGTGAAGGTAGTAGCTGAGGCTCATCACTTCACAGACCTCTCACAG ATTCCTTGCAATGGTAAGGCAGCTGACCGTATTCATCAGGATGGAGTCCACATTCTGGTCAACATGAACGGATACACTAAGGGAGCCCGAAATGAGCTTTTTGCCCTCCGACCCGCTCCTATTCAG GCCATGTGGCTTGGTTACCCTGGAACCAGTGGGGCTCCCTTCATGGACTACATCATCACTGACAAAGAGACATCTCCTCTAGAAGTAGCCGAGCAGTATTCTGAGAAACTGGCCTACATGCCCAACACTTTCTTCATTGGAGACCATGCCAACATGTTCCCTCACCTAAAG AAAAAGGCAGTGATTGATTTCAAGTCAAATGGACACATCTTTGACAACCGCATTGTTCTTAATGGTATTGATCTGAAGGCCTTCTTGGACAGTCTGCCAGATGTGAAAGTGATAAAG ATGAAGTGTGACAACAACCAGGAAGCTACTGGGGACTCCAACGGAGCCCTGTCCATGCCTGTGATCCCAATGAACACAGCAGCTGAAGCAATCATTAACATGATCAACCAAGGCCAAATACAGGTCACAATCAATGGCTTCACTGTCAGCAATGGCCTGGCCACCACACAG ATCAACAACAAAGCAGCCACTGGAGAGGAGGTGCCACGGACTATTGTGGTGACAACGCGCTCCCAGTATGGTCTGCCGGAGGACTCCATTGTCTATTGTAACTTCAACCAACTCTACAAAATTGACCCCCCTACTCTTCAGATGTGGGCCAAC ATTCTGAAGCGTGTGCCCAACAGTGTGTTGTGGCTTCTTCGTTTCCCTGCTGTGGGTGAACCAAACATCCAGCAGTATGCTCAGAACATGGGTTTGCCTGGCTCTCGCATCATCTTCTCTCCTGTGGCCCCTAAGGAGGAGCATGTTAGGAGGGGCCAGCTGGCTGATGTGTGCCTGGACACCCCTCTATGCAACGGTCACACTACAGGCATGGACGTGCTCTGGGCTGGAACACCCATGGTCACCATGCCAG GTGAGACCCTTGCCTCCCGCGTGGCCGCCTCGCAGCTTAGCTGTCTGGGCTGCCCTGAGCTGATAGCCCAGAGTCGCCAGGACTATGAGGACATTGCAGTCAAACTGGGCTCTGACATGGAATA cCTGAAGATGGTGAGGGCGCGTGTTTGGAAGCAGCGGATCTGCAGCCCTCTTTTCAACACCAAGCAGTACACAATGGACTTGGAGAGGCTCTATCTGCAGATGTGGGATCACCATAGCAATGGCAGCAAGCCAGAGCACCTGGTCCAAATCATAGAGGCCAGTGACAATGCCTGA
- the ogt.1 gene encoding UDP-N-acetylglucosamine--peptide N-acetylglucosaminyltransferase 110 kDa subunit isoform X4, whose protein sequence is MATSVGNVADSTGLAELAHREYQSGDFEAAERHCMQLWRQEPDNTGVLLLLSSIHFQCRRLDRSAHFSTLAIKQNPMLAEAYSNLGNVYKERGQLQEAIEHYRHALRLKPDFIDGYINLAAALVAAGDMEGAVQAYVSALQYNPDLYCVRSDLGNLLKALGRLEEAKACYLKAIETQPNFAVAWSNLGCVFNAQGEIWLAIHHFEKAVTLDPNFLDAYINLGNVLKEARIFDRAVAGYLRALSLSPNHAVVHGNLACVYYEQGLIDLAIDTYRRAIELQPHFPDAYCNLANALKEKGNVSEAEECYNTALRLCPTHADSLNNLANIKREQGNIEEAVQLYRKALEVFPEFAAAHSNLASVLQQQGKLQEALMHYKEAIRISPTFADAYSNMGNTLKEMQDVQGALQCYTRAIQINPAFADAHSNLASIHKDSGNIPEAIASYRTALKLKPDFPDAYCNLAHCLQIVCDWTDYDERMKKLVSIVADQLDKNRLPSVHPHHSMLYPLSHGFRKAIAERHGNLCLDKINALHKPAFEHPKDLKASSGRLRIGYVSSDFGNHPTSHLMQSIPGMHNPEKFEVFCYALSPDDSTNFRVKVVAEAHHFTDLSQIPCNGKAADRIHQDGVHILVNMNGYTKGARNELFALRPAPIQAMWLGYPGTSGAPFMDYIITDKETSPLEVAEQYSEKLAYMPNTFFIGDHANMFPHLKKKAVIDFKSNGHIFDNRIVLNGIDLKAFLDSLPDVKVIKMKCDNNQEATGDSNGALSMPVIPMNTAAEAIINMINQGQIQVTINGFTVSNGLATTQINNKAATGEEVPRTIVVTTRSQYGLPEDSIVYCNFNQLYKIDPPTLQMWANILKRVPNSVLWLLRFPAVGEPNIQQYAQNMGLPGSRIIFSPVAPKEEHVRRGQLADVCLDTPLCNGHTTGMDVLWAGTPMVTMPGETLASRVAASQLSCLGCPELIAQSRQDYEDIAVKLGSDMEYLKMVRARVWKQRICSPLFNTKQYTMDLERLYLQMWDHHSNGSKPEHLVQIIEASDNA, encoded by the exons GGTTGGCTGAGCTGGCGCATCGAGAGTATCAGTCAGGGGACTTTGAGGCAGCTGAGCGCCACTGCATGCAGCTTTGGAGGCAGGAGCCTGATAACACAGGCGTTTTGCTGCTCCTGTCCTCCATCCACTTCCAGTGCCGAAGACTCGACAG GTCTGCTCACTTCAGCACCTTAGCCATCAAACAGAACCCAATGTTGGCTGAGGCCTACTCCAACCTGGGAAATGTGTATAAGGAGCGTGGGCAACTGCAGGAGGCCATTGAGCATTATCGTCATGCACTGAGACTGAAGCCAGATTTCATAGATGGATACATCAACTTGGCAGCAGCACTGGTAGCAGCAGGGGACATGGAGGGAGCAGTGCAGGCCTATGTATCTGCATTACAGTATAACCCT GATCTTTACTGTGTGCGCAGTGACTTGGGCAATTTGCTTAAAGCCCTTGGGCGTTTGGAAGAGGCCAAG GCTTGTTACCTGAAAGCCATTGAGACTCAACCCAACTTTGCAGTGGCTTGGAGCAACCTGGGCTGTGTGTTTAATGCCCAGGGAGAGATATGGCTGGCCATACATCATTTCGAAAAG gcAGTGACTCTGGACCCAAACTTCCTTGATGCATACATCAATTTAGGAAATGTTTTGAAGGAAGCTCGCATCTTTGACAG AGCTGTGGCTGGATATCTGAGAGCCCTGAGTCTAAGCCCCAACCATGCAGTTGTCCATGGAAACCTGGCCTGTGTCTACTATGAACAAGGCCTTATTGACCTTGCTATTGACACCTACCGTCGCGCTATTGAGTTGCAGCCCCATTTCCCTGATGCCTACTGCAACTTGGCAAATGCCCTGAAAGAGAAAGGCAAT GTATCTGAAGCAGAAGAATGCTACAACACAGCCTTGCGTTTGTGTCCAACCCATGCAGACTCCCTTAACAACTTGGCCAATATCAAGCGTGAGCAGGGCAATATTGAGGAAGCAGTTCAGCTCTATAGAAAAGCTCTGGAG GTGTTCCCAGAGTTTGCAGCAGCTCATTCCAACCTGGCCAGTGTTCTTCAGCAGCAAGGCAAACTCCAGGAGGCCCTTATGCACTACAAGGAGGCCATCAG AATCAGTCCCACATTTGCTGATGCCTACTCAAACATGGGCAATACACTAAAGGAAATGCAAGATGTACAGGGAGCACTCCAGTGCTACACTCGTGCCATCCAGATCAACCCTGCCTTTGCTGATGCTCACAGCAATTTGGCCTCAATTCACAAG GATTCTGGAAACATCCCAGAAGCCATTGCATCATACCGTACAGCCTTGAAACTCAAGCCTGACTTCCCTGATGCTTATTGCAACCTGGCCCATTGCCTACAG ATTGTATGTGATTGGACAGACTATGATGAGCGGATGAAGAAACTTGTGAGCATTGTTGCAGACCAGCTGGACAAGAACCGTTTGCCTTCAGTGCATCCTCACCACAGCATGCTGTACCCACTCTCTCATGGCTTCCGCAAGGCTATTGCTGAACGCCATGGGAACCTTTGCCTGGATAAG ATTAATGCGCTGCACAAGCCTGCTTTTGAGCATCCCAAAGATCTGAAAGCCAGCAGTGGGCGTCTGCGCATTGGCTACGTCAGCTCTGACTTTGGCAACCACCCTACTTCCCACCTGATGCAGTCCATTCCTGGAATGCACAATCCAGAGAAATTTGAG GTGTTCTGCTATGCGCTTAGCCCTGATGATAGCACCAACTTCCGTGTGAAGGTAGTAGCTGAGGCTCATCACTTCACAGACCTCTCACAG ATTCCTTGCAATGGTAAGGCAGCTGACCGTATTCATCAGGATGGAGTCCACATTCTGGTCAACATGAACGGATACACTAAGGGAGCCCGAAATGAGCTTTTTGCCCTCCGACCCGCTCCTATTCAG GCCATGTGGCTTGGTTACCCTGGAACCAGTGGGGCTCCCTTCATGGACTACATCATCACTGACAAAGAGACATCTCCTCTAGAAGTAGCCGAGCAGTATTCTGAGAAACTGGCCTACATGCCCAACACTTTCTTCATTGGAGACCATGCCAACATGTTCCCTCACCTAAAG AAAAAGGCAGTGATTGATTTCAAGTCAAATGGACACATCTTTGACAACCGCATTGTTCTTAATGGTATTGATCTGAAGGCCTTCTTGGACAGTCTGCCAGATGTGAAAGTGATAAAG ATGAAGTGTGACAACAACCAGGAAGCTACTGGGGACTCCAACGGAGCCCTGTCCATGCCTGTGATCCCAATGAACACAGCAGCTGAAGCAATCATTAACATGATCAACCAAGGCCAAATACAGGTCACAATCAATGGCTTCACTGTCAGCAATGGCCTGGCCACCACACAG ATCAACAACAAAGCAGCCACTGGAGAGGAGGTGCCACGGACTATTGTGGTGACAACGCGCTCCCAGTATGGTCTGCCGGAGGACTCCATTGTCTATTGTAACTTCAACCAACTCTACAAAATTGACCCCCCTACTCTTCAGATGTGGGCCAAC ATTCTGAAGCGTGTGCCCAACAGTGTGTTGTGGCTTCTTCGTTTCCCTGCTGTGGGTGAACCAAACATCCAGCAGTATGCTCAGAACATGGGTTTGCCTGGCTCTCGCATCATCTTCTCTCCTGTGGCCCCTAAGGAGGAGCATGTTAGGAGGGGCCAGCTGGCTGATGTGTGCCTGGACACCCCTCTATGCAACGGTCACACTACAGGCATGGACGTGCTCTGGGCTGGAACACCCATGGTCACCATGCCAG GTGAGACCCTTGCCTCCCGCGTGGCCGCCTCGCAGCTTAGCTGTCTGGGCTGCCCTGAGCTGATAGCCCAGAGTCGCCAGGACTATGAGGACATTGCAGTCAAACTGGGCTCTGACATGGAATA cCTGAAGATGGTGAGGGCGCGTGTTTGGAAGCAGCGGATCTGCAGCCCTCTTTTCAACACCAAGCAGTACACAATGGACTTGGAGAGGCTCTATCTGCAGATGTGGGATCACCATAGCAATGGCAGCAAGCCAGAGCACCTGGTCCAAATCATAGAGGCCAGTGACAATGCCTGA